Proteins encoded by one window of Arachis ipaensis cultivar K30076 chromosome B04, Araip1.1, whole genome shotgun sequence:
- the LOC107636595 gene encoding proteoglycan 4-like: MRKKTIAKRAPREKVFKLPTKPSTRSQDCTFTPSPSPPTSPHRCDPMARTKNTPRFPASVKPTPPPKATPSKPGSSKPSSAKHGSSKGKRQAIEEPIPEPTQPKSRSVPMRSQRGNTRVPLQNVKEPDIGPFDHKAHFLTSHSNYNPYRFKSSMNNDFYEKVIQYRTLCPSFLADLPSLKILTMMPWLVFVNISL; this comes from the coding sequence atgaggaagaaaaccattgcAAAAAGGGCTCCTCGTGAAAAGGTTTTCAAGCTACCCACAAAGCCTTCCACTCGCTCTCAAGACTGCACCTTTaccccttctccttctcctcctacctctcctcaTCGCTGTGACCCCATGGCTCGGACCAAAAACACTCCAAGGTTTCCTGCCTCTGTCAAGCCGACGCCACCACCGAAGGCCACACCTTCCAAGCCTGGCTCCTCAAAACCAAGTTCAGCAAAGCATGGCTCCTCCAAAGGCAAACGTCAGGCGATTGAGGAACCCATACCCGAACCAACACAACCAAAATCCAGGTCAGTTCCAATGCGCTCTCAACGAGGTAACACTCGAGTCCCTCTCCAGAATGTTAAAGAACCAGACATTGGACCTTTTGATCACAAAGCTCACTTTTTGACTTCTCATTCGAACTATAACCCTTATAGATTCAAATCTTCCATGAACAATGATTTTTATGAGAAGGTTATCCAGTATCGTACCCTATGTCCCTCTTTTCTCGCTGATTTACCATCTTTGAAAATTCTTACAATGATGCCCTGGCTAGTATTTGTGAACATATCTCTTTAA